In the genome of Desulfovibrio sp. JC022, the window CAAGCTTGCGGCCTCGGCCCATCTGAAGAAATATCTGGCCCATACCGCAACCATTGATTTCATGGACCTGCCCAAGGAATCAACCATGGTTGCCAAGGACAGCTTTGAGGATTGCGTTAATAAAAAATCCAAAGGCGACATCGGTTCCTATCACGAAAAAGTATACGCGGACCTGAAGCAAGCCCATGAAATTTACCGCGACAAGGCCACCATTCTACGCGGGGCCTATGCACTGGCCCCGTTTGTACGCATTGTAGAGGAAATCCGGGCCGACATCATTGAATACCAGACCCGCAACGGCATGCTGCTCAGTGCGGATTTACCTAAAGTGGCAAGCTACGTACTGCAAGGCGGTAGCGCTTTGCCCGATGCATTTTGCCGCATGGGTTCCCGGCTGCACCACTTGCTGGTTGACGAATTTCAGGACACAAGCCTTGCCCAGTGGCAGGCCATGATTCCGCTGGCTGTGGAATGCTTATCCAAGGCGGGCAGTCTTTTTTATGTGGGCGATGTTAAGCAGGCCATCTACAGTTGGCGCGGGGGCCGTTCCGAACTTTTTGATGAAGTAGGACAGGACCCGGAACTCTACGCTCTTTCCGAATTCACTCCTGCTAATCTTGATTACAACTGGCGCAGCCTTGAGCACGTTATCGGATTCAACAATGAATTCTTTGAGGCCTTGGCGGACTATGATCTTGCCCTCGACCTTTCAGAAAAGCTCTACCCCAACAGCCCGGAAGAACAGCAGATCGAACTGGCCCAAAACATTTCCCATTCATTTGAAAAAGCATCCCAGCAGCTGCCTCCGGGACAGGATCGCGCAGGCGGGTACGTACGGCTGCAAAGGGTTTTCGCTTCCAGCTCACAAGAAATCGTGGACGAAACCCGCCGCAATTTTGACCTGCTCATGGATAAGTTGTTCCCCCGCCGCGAATACCGGGATGTCTGCGTATTGGTTCGCTCCAACGGGCATGCACAGCTGGTCTGCGATTGGCTGGTAGAAAAATCCATCCCGGTGATCACTGAAAACAGCTTGCAACTGGACCGCCATCCCATCGTGCGCCAGATGGTTTCCCTGCTCAAATTCCTTGATTACCCGCAGGACGACCTCGCTTTTCTTGAATTCATTTGCGGACAGGAAATATTCGGACACATCTCAAAGATTGAACACGAAGCCCTCTTCAAATGGCTGGCCGAACGCGACAAAGGACCGCTGCACCGCCGCTTTTCCGAAGAATACCCGGATTTTTGGAACACGCACATTTCGCCCTTCCTGCGCAAGTCCGGCTTGATGACCCCGTACGACCTTGCCAGCGAAATGGTTTCCCGCTTCAAACTTATCGAAACCTACCCGCAGGATGAACTATACATCCGCCGCTTCCTTGAAGTGGTTCACCTTGCCGAGGAAAAACGCGGTACATCGCTGGCTGCATTTCTTGATTTCTGGGAACTTTCATCCGCCGAGGAAAAAGTCCCCCTGCCGGAATCAGTCAACGCGGTACGCATCATGACTATTCATAAATCCAAGGGGCTGGAATTCCCGGTCATTGTGGTGCCCTTCCATAACTGGTCTGTATCCGGCCCGGACAGTTCTCTGGCAGACATTCAAATAGATGGACAGACTATGCTCACTCCCATGAGCAGCTCACTGGGCGATATTTATTACGAGAACCGCACCCGCATGTTCAGCGAACAGCTTAACCTGCTCTATGTGGCTTGGACCCGAGCAGGACAAGAACTTTACGGTTTTCTGCCCTCGGAAAAGACACGGGGTGTAAGTCCGGCACTTGCTGCCATTGAAATGATTCTGGAAGACAAATTCGATGATCTCGGTTTGCTGGAATATGGCGTGAATCCTGAAAAAGAAGAACAAACTCCCGCCCCCGAACCAGAAGAATCGCAGACAGCTTCAGCTGACGATTTCTGCGAACCAGAAGCCAATGGACTCCCCGAACCGGAACTCATGGGCTGGCTGCCGAGACTGCGCGTTTACCGCCATAACCTCGAAGATTATTCCTATGATGCGCGTATGCGCGGGGAACTGGCCCACAACGCCATGGAAAACCTGATCCTCACCGGGGATGACGAGGCCGACTGTCTCCGCAGTGCCGAGGCCGCCTTTGCCAAGTTCCCGGCAGTGACCGAGGAGGAAGACGTGCTGGTCCCGGAAGTGACAAACATGGCCCTCTGGGCCTTATCGGTCCCGGATGTACGTACCGCTATCGAACGCGGCAGGCCGGAAGTAGCCATTATGGATGCGAAAGGCGAAACCCATCGCGCCGATTTGCTGCTCTTGGAAGATAAACGGGCACTGGTAGTTGAATACAAGACCGGACAGCCTTCGCCTGAAAACGAAAAGCAGGTCAAAAGATATTTGAAGCTATTACGAGACATGTACGGTGACGAGAAAGAATTACGCGGCCTGTTGGTCTATTTAGATGGAAAATTTACCAGAGAAATCAATTTATGATTGCCTCCGGCGGCCCTCCGGGGGCCAAAGAACCCTTTTGAAAAAGGGTTCTCTGGACTCTCCTAAAACTTTTAATAGTTTTAGAATGTCCTTTATATAAAATATTTTTGCGTTTTAAAATGCGAAGCGGCGAAGCCATACTAAAAAGTTTTGGGATTCTTAAACCCTTTTCCCAAAAGGGTTTAGGGTTTAAGGCCCTCGGCAGAGCCGCCGGAGGCATACTATGACAAATAAAAAAAATATCCAGATAATCTCGTGGAAAGAAGATTTCATTGAAAATCTTGCCACTACTATAATCAATGATTCTGACGGCGACCTGAGCAAAGTCACGGTCATTGTCCCGCACCACCGCCCGGCCCGTTATTTGAAAAAGGCCCTTGCGGGCTCGGAGCAACTGCCTAAGCCGTGCATCCTGCCGGAAATTTATTCATTCTCCGACTTCGTATCCTCACTTATCCCCAAACTTACCGCCGAGTTTCCACGCAAGATCGGCAAGTTGGATCAAGTCGGACTGCTCTTTGATATCATTGAAAAACTGCGCAGTGAATCCACGGGCATGCTTTCCAAAATGCCTACGGATCTGCAAATGTTTTTCCCGTGGGGTACCCGACTGGCTTCCCTGCTTGAAGATCTGCTGCGTCAGGATATCAAACCGCGCAACCTGACCATGCTTCAGGGCGAAGTGCTGGAATGGGCCGCTGCCCTGCTCGAAGAACTGGAAATAATTTTCGTCCGTTACCTAGAAGAGCTGGAGAAACGCGGCTGGGCTACTTCCGGTCTGGAAAACCGCACCTTAGTTGAAAATTTCAGCGGCCTTGATGATATCCTCAAGGACCGCAAACTTTACTTGGCAGGATTCTACGGAGTCAGCGGCGTGGAAGATATGTTCTTCCGCTACCTCTGGGAAAATCTGGGTCTACAGGTCATCTGGCACAGTGATCCCGGACTTGCTGAAGGTCGCAAAGGACACTTTGCTGTGCGTGAACATCGACTCTGGCTGCAAAACTGGAAAGCTGAAGCAGTTTCGGAGCATTCTGCAAAAGGAAGCTGCAAACTGCCGGAACTGAAATTCTTTGAAGGGTTCGACCGCCATTCACAGCTCTGCGCCATGCGCGATGAACTGTGCTCACAAAAAGTGGAAGGCTGCGCCGTGGTCCTACCGGACACCTCTTTGCTGCTCCCGGTCATGCACCATTTGCCGGAACAGGACATCAACATCAGTATGGGATATCCGCTGGAACGCTCAGCCCTGAACGGATTAGTGGAAGCCGTCCTCAAATTACAGGAAAACCGCAACGTCCATAACTTTTACTGGAAAGATATTCTGGGACTGATCCGCCATCCCTACCTGAAAATGCTGGAAGTAAACGGCGACCAGCCCTTGCGGACCATCTTCCACCAATGGGAAAACGCACTTCGTCACGGCGCGCCTTATGCAAACGTGAAAGATTTTGTCCCGGTCTACAGCGACGACAACGGCAATCTGGTGGACAACCCGGAAACCACCGAGGAACTGCGCGCTGAAGCGGTACAGGTCTGCATCGACGGATTCAAGGATATTGAGACTCTCTCTGAGCTTGCGGACAGTCTGCAAGCTATGGCAGAAATGCTCCGCCAGCGAGGCGGCACCCTCTGGAACCGCTACCTGCTGGATTCGGAATGTCTATTCCGGCTCATGAACGAAGTCATCCCCGAACTGCGCGAAAGCTCCATCAGCAATGAAATTTTCGGGCAATCGCTCTGCTTTTCCATTTTTCGGCAATTGCTCTCATCACAGCGCGTATCATTTGAGCCGGACCCAATTTCCGGTATGCAGGTGCTCGGTATGCTGGAAAGTCGCCTTTTAAATTTTAAGCGAACTTTTATTCTTGATACCGTTGATGAAAAACTGCCCGGCACTGATCCCTATGACCCTCTGCTCCCGGACCAGTTGCGGCACCTGCTGGACCTGCCGGATTCACGGGAAAGGGAATCTGTTGCTACCTACAACTTCTACCGCTTAATCATGGGCAGCGAAGAATCCTGCATCTTTTATCAAAGCGGTGTGCAGCCCGGTCTGCTGGATTCAAAATCCATCCGCTCCCGTTTTGTGGAACAGCTACTCTGGGAAATGGAACAGCAACGTAAGGAAATCATCACTCCGGGTGATGACTTCCCACTCAAAGCCGTTAATTTCCCCGTGGGAGCCATCGTAAACAGTCCAGCATCCATTCCAAAAGAACCATTGCAGGACAAACTGCAAAACCTGCTCAAGTTCAAAGGACTCTCCCCATCTGCCATCGACTGTTACGTGGGATGCCCTAAGCTGTTTTTTTTCCGTTACCTTTCCAATGTACGTGAGAGCGTAACTGTGGATCAGGACGGAGACCGCGCCGGATTTGGGGATCTGATTCATTCCGTGCTCAAGGATTTTCTTGAACCGCACCTGAATAAAGATATCAGCGGCGCAGATCTGGATGCAGATCAATTACAGGATTTGTTCATGCTCCGGCTGGAACGGGATTCGCTCTATCCCAACCTTGCCTACGACATAAAAAAATCTTTAGAACAGGCCGGGAAAAATCGACTCTCCCTATTCTTAAAAAATATGAAGCCGACCAAAATAGTAGAACTGGAATCAGACTCACAGGCCGAGCTTGAAATGGATGATTTCAAAGTCAGAATCCACGGACGTGTGGACCGGGTGGATGAACGGGCCGGGGAACGATACGTGCTGGACTACAAGACCGGCCGACTCCATTTGCCCCGCAAATCCTTCTGGGATGATGAATCCATCTGGGGTCCGTTGCTGGATGATCCGCAGGCGATCTACCATGACGGCACACCCTTTCTTGAAAAAATCAAGGGAACGGCGAACAGTCTGCAACTTCCACTCTATCTACTCATGGACCAGCACACTTCTGGTGAACTGCCAAGACAGGCCGCACTGGTGGAACTGGTCACAGACGGACGGGAAAAAGGACTCTTTGATTCCAAAACAAGCGATGAAGAGCGCGAAGAAATCATTGAGACAAAAATCCCGGCCCTGAGCAAAGTGATCATCAACAACATGCTGTTAGAGGAAGATTTCAAACCCATCCGCTCCAACATGTGTGATTGGTGTGCATACCGGGAAGCCTGCGGAAGCTAATTCTTTCTAAACAATTAACGATTCCCAAAAGGATATAGCTATGAAAACAGCTGAGATCATGATCTGCGGAGCTGGAATTGTAGGCCTTACTGTGGCGCGGGAACTTATTTCCAGAGGATACAAGGACATTCTGATTATCGATAAGGAATCTGAAATAGCAAAGCATGCTTCAGGGCGTAACAGCGGAGTACTGCATGCCGGAATTTATTATGCTCCGGGCAGTTTGCGTGCAGTTTCCTGCCTTTCCGGTAATTTCAGAATGAAAGAATACTGCCGAGAAAAAGGATTACCCCTGCTGGAAACAGGCAAAGTAATTGTCGCCCGTAATGAATCCGAACTTCCCACCCTGCATGAGCTGTACAGCCGGGCCACTGCTAACGGAGCCAAGGTCGATATAATTGATGAACAGCAGCTCTCCGAAATAGAACCCAATGCAAAAACAACCAAAGAAGCGTTGTTTTCTCACTACACCGCAGTAGTTGACCCGCGTGCAGTGATGAAATCATTGTATAATGATCTTGAATCCAGCGGTAAAGTCTCTTTCATGCTCGGTACCAAATTCATTACTGCAAAAAGCAACAATACTATCGTCACCGACAAAGGCGAAATAAGCTGCGGGCTGTTCATCAATGCCGCCGGGGCATACAGCGATCAGGTAGCCCGTCCTTTCGGATTCGGTGAGGGCTATCAGCTCATCCCTTTCAAGGGCATCTATAAAAAACTGAAAAAAGAAAAAGCGCACACCATCAAAGGCAGCATCTACCCTGTGCCCAATATCAAAAATCCCTTCCTCGGAATCCACTTCACCCGCGGAGCAGGCGGAGATGTATATCTCGGCCCCACCGCTATCCCCGCCTTTGGACGCGAAAACTACGGTATCCTGAGCGGTCTGGATAAAGAAGCATTCGACATAATGTTACGCGACGCTATACTCTTTTTTACTAATCCAAAATTCCGTTCCGTTGCATTTGAAGAGCCGCGTAAATACTTTTTCAAATGTTTCTTCAATGATGCAAAGGAACTGGTCAAAGAACTTTCCCCTGATGATATTGAAAACTCTCCCAAAGTGGGTATCCGCCCGCAATTAGTAGACCTGAAACGTAATGAACTTGTGATGGACTTTCTTGTGGAAAGTGATAAAAAGAGTGTGCACGTACTCAACGCTATTTCACCTGCCTTCACCAGCTCCATGTACTTCGCTGAAATGATTGTGGAGAAATACATACACTAGGAAATGTATGTATTCTGCATTGCAAAACAAGCTTTTTTACAGAGCGTCACCAAGCTGTAACAGACAAAAAGAACTTGACTTTAAGCCTCATACAGGAAAAAACTTTTCTCGGACTTCAAAGTTGCCTCTAAACAATAAATACACCGCTGTATGTATCTTTCAGATACCTGCCACAAAGCGTTTTTGCTGACAGTATTGTTTATCAACCAATGGCAACTCTTAAATATACAAGTCACAGGAGAACTTTAGTATGAATCTTCCTCAGCTTAAAATTGGTGATCTCGTTGCCAAGGTCCCCGTCATTCAGGGCGGCATGGGTGTGGGTATTTCCCTCTCCGGCCTTGCTTCCGCAGTTGCCAAAGAAGGCGGCATCGGCGTTATCGCTGCTGCAATGATCGGCCTTACCAACAAGAACGGCGGTAAGGATCACGCAAGAGCACACATCGACACTCTGGCCGAAGAAATCCGCAAGGCCAAAGAAATGACCTCCGGCATCCTCGGTGTAAACATCATGGTTGCCCTGTCCAACTTCGCGGACATGGTCAGCACTTCCGTCAAAGAAGGCGCAGATGTAATCTTTTCCGGTGCCGGACTGCCTCTGGATCTGCCCAAGTACCTGCACGATGGCGCAAAGACCAAACTGGTTCCCATCGTATCTTCAGGCCGCGCAGCATCCATCATCTGCAAAAAATGGATCTCCAAGTTCGATTACCTGCCTGATGCATTCGTAGTTGAAGGCCCCATGGCAGGCGGTCACCTCGGCTTCAAACGCGAGCAGCTCAACGATCCCAAATTCGCCCTCGAAAACATCCTACCCGAAGTCATCAAAGCTGTTAGACCTTTCGAAGAAAAAGCAGGCAGAACCATTCCCGTTATCGCCGCCGGCGGTGTTTATTCCGGTGAAGACATTAACAAGTTCCTCCACATGGGAGCTGCCGGGGTCCAGATGGGAACCCGCTTTGTCGCCACTCACGAATGCGATGCTGATGAAGAATTCAAACAAGCTTATGTAAACTCCACTAAAGAAGATATGGCCATCATCCAGAGTCCGGTCGGACTTCCCGGCAGGGCAGTAAAAAACGACTTCCTTGAAGCGGTTACCGATGGCAAAAAATCTCCCTTCAAATGCCCGTTCCATTGCATCAAGAGCTGCAAAGTAGAGGAAAGCCCCTACTGCATCGCAGCCGCCCTGATCAATGCCCAGCGCGGCAAGCTGAAAAACGGTTTTGCCTTTGCCGGCTCCAATGCTTGGAGAACCGAAAAGATCATCACCGTTAAGCAGCTAATCTCAGATCTTAAATCTGAATTCGACCGCGCCGTCGCACGCTAAGCTGACTTCTCCATAGATAATAAAAAAGGGCGTTCTACTAATTAGTAGAACGCCCTCTTTCATTTAGTAAGGCTTCGCCACCACATTCAACCAACCGTCTGGCATTTTAAAATTCAATCTACTTCTTTTCAGCCGCTTTCTTTTCTTCTTTCTTAGGCTCAGCTTTGGGAGCAGTCTCTTTCTTGGGTGCAGGCTTTTTTACTTCAGGCTTGGGAGCCACGGGCTTTGCAGCTTTCTTAGCCGCAGGTTTCTTGCGCTTGGAAATCAAAGACTCCAATTTTTCAGCAGCAGCCTGAGTATCACCGGACTCGCCTAGATAATGCATTTCGCCCTGCGGGGAAATCCAGTGCCATCCTTCGGGCTTTTTAAGCACTCGGGCCCCCTTTGCATCAAGGTAATCCTTGAATGATGCCTTCTCGAGGCTTTCGTCAATCTGTACTGTAAGCTTGCGGTTCTCAGCCATAACCTGAGTGTGCCGGAAAATTTCAAAAGCACTGTGGACTAGATCAAAGGCCGGATCTTCAATCTCACATTTTTTGGAGGAAAGCTCTTTTTCAAGCTGGGCCAGATCCTTCTTCAGGCTGCGAATTTCAAAAAGCGCATCCTTGCGTGCATCCTCACTCTTGTCATTAATTGCATTAGTCACTGCCGCTGCGGTCTGCTTTTTCATTGAATTTCCTCCAGAATTGCTAAGTTAAGTTTTGCTTAACACACTCATTTATAAAATTCTATTCCTTTTTCTCTCCATCTGAATCCGGAGACTGGTTGCCTGCCAACGGATGAGCCTTGTCATAAACATTCATAATCTGTTGCAGATTCAAATGAGTGTATCGCTGGGTGGTACTGAGGTGCTCATGCCCCAGAAGTTCCTGCACAGAGCGCATATCAGCCCCTGATTGCAGCATATGCGAAGCGAAACTGTGCCTGAGCATGTGCGGATGCACGCCCTCATGCAACCCTGCTCCCTCGGCCATACGAGCAAGGATACGGTTAACCTGCCTGCGATTCAAACGACCGCCACGGTTCCCCACAAAAAGGGCCTGTTCTTCAAGGGACGGCCCAAGCTCGGCACGTACTGCCAGATAATCATTCACAGCCTTGCAGGCTGCATCACTAAGCGGAGAAAGGCGTTCCTTGTTCCCTTTACCGGAAACACGGGCTACCGCGCTTGAGGTATCAACATCAAACAGGTCAAAGGCAATTGCCTCACTGACCCGCAAACCGGAACCGTAAAGCATTTCAGCCAGGGCAAGATCACGTTTATCCGCAGGTTCATCACCGACATGTGCATCCATGAGGTTTACGGCCTGATCAACATTAAGCGAACGTGGATGACGGATTTCCTGCTTGGGATTTCTGATCCCGGTCATGGGGTCATTTTTAATGAACCGATGCTTGGTCATATACTTGAAAAATGAACGCAAAGAAGAAAGCTTGCGCGACATGGTCGACTTGGCAAGCCGTTGCCCATGAAGTTTGGCTAGAAAACCGCGCACATGGTCCGGGATTACCTTTTCAGGCTTGGCAAGAGAACTTTTGCGAGTCTCCAAGAATTCCTCAAACTGGGTAAGGTCCTTTGCATAGGAGCGCAAAGTTGCAGCGGATGCACGCTTCTCCACATCCAGATAGGTCATGAAGACTTGGACAGGCTCGGGAAGGTCTTTATTTGTTCCTGCGGTCGAGGACATAATTGCTCTTGGGATTTTCTTTTGCTTTCTTCTTCAGGCTCATGGCAATGGCCGAAGCTTCACCAAAATGCTTCATCCTGCCGTCGATATTAAAGACAACGGCAATGGAAATAGCCATCAACGGAAAAGTCTGGGTATTGCCCTGCCGGTCTTTGGAAACAATGGATTTGCGCTGGCGGTCTTCCATGTCATAAAAATTAGGCACAATGCCGTCAAAAGAAAAGATAATCCGCTGGCAGACTTCTTCAATGATATCCGGTGAGGTAATTACCACAAAATCATCGCCGCCCACGTGACCCACAAAAGTCTGCTCTCCGGCAAAACTTTTCACCGTATTGACGATAATGCGGGCACTCATCATCAGCACCTCGTCACCACGCGAAAAGCCGTACTTGTCGTTAAAGGACTTGAAATAATCAAGATCGCAATACGCAAGAGCGAAATCCTGCTCGCGATCAATGAGAGTTTGAATTCTCTGGATGATGGAAGTGTTGCCCGGAAGCTTTGAAAGGGGGTTGGCATCAAGTGCCCGCAAGGCACGGCATAGAGTGAGGTTTACCCTTTCACGTACAACGGGCAGAAAAAAAGGACGGACCAGAAAATCGTCAACCTCAACTTCGTTCCAGTCCCATGGATGCTGAAGATCTGTATCATCAAGGCAGATAATAACCGGAAGCTGGCGGTAAACATTTTCGCTCTTTACCAGCCGGGCCAGTTCCTGCGCCGGAACATCCTCCACCCGGCTGTCAACAATGAGCAGATCCGGCGGTTCATTAAAAAGATCTTCCACTGCCCCGCGTGCTTCTGTATAGCAGGTGAAATCCAGCACATCCTGCGGCCAGATTTCAAACAAAAGGTCCCGCAAGGAGTTATCAGGGGAAACCAGAATAGCTTTATGTTTTACCAGCCCCAACAGGCCGTGATCCTTATTCTTGTCCATAGCCTACGCATTAACATCAACTATTATATAACGTCAAAGCTCAAGCGGACCACGATTCATAAAAATTTAAAAAAATAACAGGTAGAACTAGAAAGTGAGGTCTGAAATTTCCATAAACTTATCGGAGACCTCATCCATGACCGGCTCAAGATCTTTCATTTTCAACTTCAGAATCTTCATGGCTGCGGGCTTAAAGTAAGCAATCTGGTCATCCCCGCCGTTTCCGTATTCAAAAAGGCGGACCATAAAATCCCCCACATGGACCACTGCGGCGGTCTGCTGATAAAACTGGGCCCGGTCCGGGTGATGGTGAAAAGTCATGGCTTCGCGCACATTGGGCGGAAGATGCCAATGACGGGCCAGCCAAGCATTGATGCGATCATGACCAAAGCCAAGAATATGCCTTTCAGCTTCGTAATAACTTAAATCCTTTTCCTTCACAGTCATACGCACGGCTTCATTGAGCTCCGGCAGCTGCACTGCGGTAACAACCTTTCCAAGATCATGAAGAAGTCCGGCAACGGTGAATTCTTCTGGATCTTCAAATCCTGCGGCCTTGGCAATGGCACCACTGGCCATGGCGCAACCGAGGCTGTGCTCCCAGAGCCCTGACATGGCCTGCTGGATCATATCAAAAACAGATGTAGAAATAATAATACCCCGGATAACGTTCAGGCCAAGCAGAACAAGGGCATGCTGGATGGTGGTGATTCTGCCCGGAAAACCGTAAATGGGCGAGTTTACCATCTTAAGGACCTTGGCGGAAAGCACCTGGTCCTGAGAAATAACTTTGGCTACCTGTTCGGTTGAGGAGTTGGGATCATCAACAAGCTTGGTAACTTCATCAAGGACGGAAGGCAGGGTAGGCAGGTCTGAGGTAGAAAGAATCTGCCCTTTGACGCTGGTTTTAAGGTCTTGATCAGCCATTTATCCTTCCTCCTCGTTTTCAGCAGCCTCTGCTGCGGCGGCTGCTTCTGCTGCGGCCTGCTCTTCAGCCAGTCTCTCAGCTTCCTCCTCAGCCTTCTGA includes:
- a CDS encoding exodeoxyribonuclease V subunit beta, which gives rise to MLKQVKASAGSGKTYELTARFLSLLAGAQEEDSVPVCKSSQGKGYCWPEIMAVTFTNKAAAEMKERVIRSLKNRALDIEGDGLGADWKPLDAKKQLIPILQRYNRLNIRTIDSLLNLLVRIFALELGLSPEFELLFEPQALFEPNFNKFLAQCEEGDLLRKELLDDAVDSLVLKEEKQGFWLSEQMRMRLLSILTHVIDHPAERLTDQEAIAGLLQMEFDAFQKAVRDLSALIDADKLAASAHLKKYLAHTATIDFMDLPKESTMVAKDSFEDCVNKKSKGDIGSYHEKVYADLKQAHEIYRDKATILRGAYALAPFVRIVEEIRADIIEYQTRNGMLLSADLPKVASYVLQGGSALPDAFCRMGSRLHHLLVDEFQDTSLAQWQAMIPLAVECLSKAGSLFYVGDVKQAIYSWRGGRSELFDEVGQDPELYALSEFTPANLDYNWRSLEHVIGFNNEFFEALADYDLALDLSEKLYPNSPEEQQIELAQNISHSFEKASQQLPPGQDRAGGYVRLQRVFASSSQEIVDETRRNFDLLMDKLFPRREYRDVCVLVRSNGHAQLVCDWLVEKSIPVITENSLQLDRHPIVRQMVSLLKFLDYPQDDLAFLEFICGQEIFGHISKIEHEALFKWLAERDKGPLHRRFSEEYPDFWNTHISPFLRKSGLMTPYDLASEMVSRFKLIETYPQDELYIRRFLEVVHLAEEKRGTSLAAFLDFWELSSAEEKVPLPESVNAVRIMTIHKSKGLEFPVIVVPFHNWSVSGPDSSLADIQIDGQTMLTPMSSSLGDIYYENRTRMFSEQLNLLYVAWTRAGQELYGFLPSEKTRGVSPALAAIEMILEDKFDDLGLLEYGVNPEKEEQTPAPEPEESQTASADDFCEPEANGLPEPELMGWLPRLRVYRHNLEDYSYDARMRGELAHNAMENLILTGDDEADCLRSAEAAFAKFPAVTEEEDVLVPEVTNMALWALSVPDVRTAIERGRPEVAIMDAKGETHRADLLLLEDKRALVVEYKTGQPSPENEKQVKRYLKLLRDMYGDEKELRGLLVYLDGKFTREINL
- a CDS encoding PD-(D/E)XK nuclease family protein, producing MTNKKNIQIISWKEDFIENLATTIINDSDGDLSKVTVIVPHHRPARYLKKALAGSEQLPKPCILPEIYSFSDFVSSLIPKLTAEFPRKIGKLDQVGLLFDIIEKLRSESTGMLSKMPTDLQMFFPWGTRLASLLEDLLRQDIKPRNLTMLQGEVLEWAAALLEELEIIFVRYLEELEKRGWATSGLENRTLVENFSGLDDILKDRKLYLAGFYGVSGVEDMFFRYLWENLGLQVIWHSDPGLAEGRKGHFAVREHRLWLQNWKAEAVSEHSAKGSCKLPELKFFEGFDRHSQLCAMRDELCSQKVEGCAVVLPDTSLLLPVMHHLPEQDINISMGYPLERSALNGLVEAVLKLQENRNVHNFYWKDILGLIRHPYLKMLEVNGDQPLRTIFHQWENALRHGAPYANVKDFVPVYSDDNGNLVDNPETTEELRAEAVQVCIDGFKDIETLSELADSLQAMAEMLRQRGGTLWNRYLLDSECLFRLMNEVIPELRESSISNEIFGQSLCFSIFRQLLSSQRVSFEPDPISGMQVLGMLESRLLNFKRTFILDTVDEKLPGTDPYDPLLPDQLRHLLDLPDSRERESVATYNFYRLIMGSEESCIFYQSGVQPGLLDSKSIRSRFVEQLLWEMEQQRKEIITPGDDFPLKAVNFPVGAIVNSPASIPKEPLQDKLQNLLKFKGLSPSAIDCYVGCPKLFFFRYLSNVRESVTVDQDGDRAGFGDLIHSVLKDFLEPHLNKDISGADLDADQLQDLFMLRLERDSLYPNLAYDIKKSLEQAGKNRLSLFLKNMKPTKIVELESDSQAELEMDDFKVRIHGRVDRVDERAGERYVLDYKTGRLHLPRKSFWDDESIWGPLLDDPQAIYHDGTPFLEKIKGTANSLQLPLYLLMDQHTSGELPRQAALVELVTDGREKGLFDSKTSDEEREEIIETKIPALSKVIINNMLLEEDFKPIRSNMCDWCAYREACGS
- the lhgO gene encoding L-2-hydroxyglutarate oxidase gives rise to the protein MKTAEIMICGAGIVGLTVARELISRGYKDILIIDKESEIAKHASGRNSGVLHAGIYYAPGSLRAVSCLSGNFRMKEYCREKGLPLLETGKVIVARNESELPTLHELYSRATANGAKVDIIDEQQLSEIEPNAKTTKEALFSHYTAVVDPRAVMKSLYNDLESSGKVSFMLGTKFITAKSNNTIVTDKGEISCGLFINAAGAYSDQVARPFGFGEGYQLIPFKGIYKKLKKEKAHTIKGSIYPVPNIKNPFLGIHFTRGAGGDVYLGPTAIPAFGRENYGILSGLDKEAFDIMLRDAILFFTNPKFRSVAFEEPRKYFFKCFFNDAKELVKELSPDDIENSPKVGIRPQLVDLKRNELVMDFLVESDKKSVHVLNAISPAFTSSMYFAEMIVEKYIH
- a CDS encoding nitronate monooxygenase family protein, which translates into the protein MNLPQLKIGDLVAKVPVIQGGMGVGISLSGLASAVAKEGGIGVIAAAMIGLTNKNGGKDHARAHIDTLAEEIRKAKEMTSGILGVNIMVALSNFADMVSTSVKEGADVIFSGAGLPLDLPKYLHDGAKTKLVPIVSSGRAASIICKKWISKFDYLPDAFVVEGPMAGGHLGFKREQLNDPKFALENILPEVIKAVRPFEEKAGRTIPVIAAGGVYSGEDINKFLHMGAAGVQMGTRFVATHECDADEEFKQAYVNSTKEDMAIIQSPVGLPGRAVKNDFLEAVTDGKKSPFKCPFHCIKSCKVEESPYCIAAALINAQRGKLKNGFAFAGSNAWRTEKIITVKQLISDLKSEFDRAVAR
- the xerC gene encoding tyrosine recombinase XerC, whose amino-acid sequence is MSSTAGTNKDLPEPVQVFMTYLDVEKRASAATLRSYAKDLTQFEEFLETRKSSLAKPEKVIPDHVRGFLAKLHGQRLAKSTMSRKLSSLRSFFKYMTKHRFIKNDPMTGIRNPKQEIRHPRSLNVDQAVNLMDAHVGDEPADKRDLALAEMLYGSGLRVSEAIAFDLFDVDTSSAVARVSGKGNKERLSPLSDAACKAVNDYLAVRAELGPSLEEQALFVGNRGGRLNRRQVNRILARMAEGAGLHEGVHPHMLRHSFASHMLQSGADMRSVQELLGHEHLSTTQRYTHLNLQQIMNVYDKAHPLAGNQSPDSDGEKKE
- a CDS encoding diguanylate cyclase encodes the protein MDKNKDHGLLGLVKHKAILVSPDNSLRDLLFEIWPQDVLDFTCYTEARGAVEDLFNEPPDLLIVDSRVEDVPAQELARLVKSENVYRQLPVIICLDDTDLQHPWDWNEVEVDDFLVRPFFLPVVRERVNLTLCRALRALDANPLSKLPGNTSIIQRIQTLIDREQDFALAYCDLDYFKSFNDKYGFSRGDEVLMMSARIIVNTVKSFAGEQTFVGHVGGDDFVVITSPDIIEEVCQRIIFSFDGIVPNFYDMEDRQRKSIVSKDRQGNTQTFPLMAISIAVVFNIDGRMKHFGEASAIAMSLKKKAKENPKSNYVLDRRNK
- a CDS encoding HDOD domain-containing protein; the protein is MADQDLKTSVKGQILSTSDLPTLPSVLDEVTKLVDDPNSSTEQVAKVISQDQVLSAKVLKMVNSPIYGFPGRITTIQHALVLLGLNVIRGIIISTSVFDMIQQAMSGLWEHSLGCAMASGAIAKAAGFEDPEEFTVAGLLHDLGKVVTAVQLPELNEAVRMTVKEKDLSYYEAERHILGFGHDRINAWLARHWHLPPNVREAMTFHHHPDRAQFYQQTAAVVHVGDFMVRLFEYGNGGDDQIAYFKPAAMKILKLKMKDLEPVMDEVSDKFMEISDLTF